The Bacteroidota bacterium DNA segment AACAAGCAATTTATTTAAAGAAACATCTGGATTCAATTTACAGTCATATTGATTTACTTGCTAAAAAAATTATCAGGATTTATTGGGAGATGCAAGTCTTGATCTTGTACTGATGTTTGTACCCATAGAACCTGCGCACATCACTGCCATGCATCACGATCCGGAGCTTTGGGCGTATGCATATAACAAAGGCATTGTGTTGGTGTCACCTTACAATTTATTATCGGCAATGAAATTAATTTCCGATTTATGGCAACGGGAAAAACAAAATCGCAATGCAATGGATATAGCAGATAGAAGTGGCGCATTGTACGATAAGTTTGTTTCGTTTACTGATACACTTCGTGATTTAGGAATGCATATCAACCGCTCACACAACAGTTATGAAGAGGCCATAAAACAATTGACATCCGGCAAAGGAAATATTATTTCGCAGGTGGAGAAAATGAAAACATTGGGAGCTAAAGCCAAGAAAGAAATTCCAGAAAAATTGTTGCAATTAGGTTTGGAAGAGGATGAGGAATGATTAGCAAATTAGCTGATGAAAAAATGTGAGATTTGAGAATGTGCAAATGTGCAAATGAT contains these protein-coding regions:
- a CDS encoding DNA recombination protein RmuC, with the translated sequence MGDASLDLVLMFVPIEPAHITAMHHDPELWAYAYNKGIVLVSPYNLLSAMKLISDLWQREKQNRNAMDIADRSGALYDKFVSFTDTLRDLGMHINRSHNSYEEAIKQLTSGKGNIISQVEKMKTLGAKAKKEIPEKLLQLGLEEDEE